The following proteins come from a genomic window of Rhodothermales bacterium:
- a CDS encoding HlyD family efflux transporter periplasmic adaptor subunit, translating to MTSTANQRTCRLRFRPIALAAALVLAGCTGGDELADAYGNFEATEVIVSAGATGRIMRLDVTEGQTVAKGSVVGIIDTVQFALQKAQLKASRRAVRSKLAGVDAQIAVTTEQRRVANRDRDRLTRLLADNAATQKQLDDVDGQISVLDRQIDLARTQLSTIRAEMVAFDAQIARVQDQIENALIINPTSGTVLTTYAEPREITAYGKPLYRVADLAVMELRAYVSGDQLPHIRLGQTVDVRIDETRSENRSMEGEISWISSESEFTPKLIQTKEERVNLVYAFKVRVENQDGSVKIGMPGEVWLPTN from the coding sequence ATGACGAGTACGGCTAATCAACGGACCTGTCGGCTTCGATTCCGACCGATCGCGCTTGCTGCTGCCCTGGTCCTGGCAGGCTGCACTGGTGGAGATGAACTCGCGGACGCCTACGGCAACTTTGAGGCAACGGAGGTCATCGTGTCCGCCGGCGCCACCGGGCGCATCATGCGTCTGGATGTGACGGAAGGGCAGACGGTGGCGAAAGGATCTGTTGTCGGTATCATAGACACGGTTCAGTTTGCACTGCAGAAAGCGCAACTCAAGGCCAGTCGGCGGGCGGTACGCTCAAAGCTCGCCGGCGTCGACGCACAGATTGCTGTGACGACCGAGCAGCGGCGCGTGGCGAACCGGGATCGCGACAGGCTCACGAGACTCCTCGCCGACAACGCGGCCACACAGAAACAACTGGACGACGTCGATGGCCAGATCTCTGTATTGGATCGGCAGATTGATCTCGCGCGAACGCAGCTCTCGACAATACGTGCTGAGATGGTCGCGTTCGATGCGCAGATTGCGCGAGTGCAAGATCAGATTGAGAACGCACTGATCATCAATCCAACATCCGGCACGGTGCTTACAACGTATGCCGAGCCCCGGGAAATCACGGCCTACGGAAAGCCCCTGTACAGAGTCGCCGACCTGGCCGTCATGGAGCTGCGCGCGTACGTCAGCGGCGATCAGTTGCCGCACATCCGCCTGGGCCAGACGGTCGACGTCCGCATCGACGAGACCCGGTCCGAAAACAGGTCGATGGAAGGAGAGATCTCATGGATCTCCTCCGAGTCCGAGTTCACACCGAAGCTCATCCAGACGAAGGAAGAGCGGGTCAATCTCGTATACGCCTTCAAGGTGCGTGTCGAGAACCAGGATGGATCGGTGAAGATCGGAATGCCCGGAGAAGTCTGGCTCCCAACGAATTAA
- a CDS encoding ABC transporter ATP-binding protein gives MSNSLAIHATGLTRSYGKSPALGGVSFSVDEGELFGFIGPDGAGKTTLFRIMATLLLPDEGEVFVDGLHAVRDYKALRKRLGYMPGRFSLYQDLTVEENLSFFASVFGTTVEENYELIKDIYIQIEPFKRRKAGQLSGGMKQKLALSCALIHRPRVLLLDEPTTGVDAVSRQEFWEMLLKLKAFGITIVVSTPYMDEASLCDRVALIQDGRLLEVATPDDVMAGYARPLFAIKTERRYPLIKALRGYEHAHSVYAFGEYVHYTDRRKDVDETMLTDHVRRQGFVQAEVHPIKAGVEDVFIELMTQ, from the coding sequence ATGTCCAACTCACTCGCGATCCACGCCACCGGACTGACGCGAAGCTACGGCAAGTCGCCAGCGCTCGGCGGCGTGTCGTTCTCCGTAGACGAAGGTGAGCTTTTCGGTTTCATCGGGCCGGATGGCGCCGGAAAGACGACGCTTTTTCGCATCATGGCGACCCTCCTGCTTCCCGATGAGGGCGAGGTCTTCGTGGACGGACTGCACGCCGTGCGTGACTACAAGGCGCTGCGCAAGCGACTGGGTTACATGCCCGGCCGGTTCTCGCTGTACCAGGACCTCACTGTCGAAGAAAACCTGTCCTTCTTTGCCTCTGTGTTCGGCACCACCGTAGAAGAGAACTACGAGCTCATCAAGGATATCTACATCCAGATCGAGCCGTTCAAGAGAAGGAAGGCGGGACAGCTGTCCGGCGGAATGAAGCAGAAGCTCGCCCTGTCCTGCGCTCTCATTCATCGTCCGCGTGTGCTACTCCTCGATGAACCGACCACCGGCGTCGATGCGGTCTCGCGTCAGGAGTTCTGGGAGATGCTGCTGAAACTCAAGGCCTTCGGAATCACGATCGTGGTGTCGACTCCCTACATGGATGAGGCAAGTCTGTGCGACCGTGTCGCGCTGATCCAGGATGGACGACTGCTGGAAGTCGCAACGCCTGACGATGTAATGGCCGGGTACGCGCGGCCACTCTTCGCGATCAAGACAGAACGAAGATACCCGTTGATCAAGGCGCTGCGCGGGTATGAACATGCGCATTCCGTCTACGCTTTCGGTGAGTACGTCCACTATACCGACAGGCGAAAGGATGTCGATGAGACGATGCTGACGGACCACGTGCGGCGGCAGGGATTTGTCCAGGCCGAGGTCCATCCAATCAAGGCGGGCGTCGAAGATGTCTTCATCGAACTCATGACACAGTAG
- a CDS encoding TetR family transcriptional regulator — protein MQEIADLAGINKALLHYYFRSKNGLYERVFAHVLEKLVESFGTRLSDAQDFADLLRAVIDGYIDFVAGNLAVMRLMVTEHLAGGERIAERLGLMIQSTDSPPRIFVERMNQAAARGEIRHVDPHQTLITIVSSCVFFFLIFPTVEAILPRAKADRLAFIQERKEHLYDLISMSLLPDTSEGRTNSERETPTDR, from the coding sequence ATGCAGGAGATCGCCGATCTGGCCGGCATCAACAAGGCCCTCCTCCACTACTACTTCCGCTCCAAGAACGGCCTGTACGAGCGCGTCTTCGCCCACGTCCTCGAGAAGCTCGTAGAATCGTTTGGAACGAGATTGAGCGACGCGCAAGATTTCGCCGATCTGCTACGCGCCGTCATCGACGGCTACATCGACTTCGTCGCCGGCAACCTGGCGGTCATGCGACTTATGGTGACGGAACATCTCGCAGGTGGAGAACGAATCGCAGAGCGACTCGGCCTGATGATACAGTCAACCGACTCGCCTCCCCGGATCTTTGTCGAACGCATGAACCAGGCCGCCGCACGCGGTGAGATCCGGCACGTCGATCCGCACCAGACGCTCATCACGATCGTCTCAAGCTGCGTCTTCTTCTTCCTCATCTTCCCCACTGTCGAGGCAATCCTTCCACGGGCGAAAGCTGACCGATTGGCTTTCATCCAGGAGCGGAAGGAACATCTGTATGACCTGATCTCGATGTCGCTCCTGCCTGACACGTCCGAAGGTCGAACGAATTCAGAAAGAGAAACCCCAACGGATCGATGA
- a CDS encoding ABC transporter ATP-binding protein yields MQIIEANDLTRKFGAFTAVDHISFSVEAGEILGFLGANGAGKTTAIRMLTGLLQPSSGSATVAGYDVYSQPESIKQNIGYMSQKFSLYEDLTVAENIRFYGGIYGLSRTSIREKTDRLLERLQLSHARDEYIRSLPLGWRQKLAFSVALIHDPRIIFLDEPTGGVDPITRRQFWDMIYETAASGITVFVTTHYMDEAEYCDRISMMVDGRIEAIGEPAELKTRFNVESINDLFVHLARPEAV; encoded by the coding sequence GTGCAGATCATCGAAGCAAACGACCTGACCAGGAAGTTCGGCGCGTTCACCGCCGTCGACCACATCAGCTTCTCCGTGGAGGCAGGCGAGATCCTGGGATTTCTGGGCGCGAACGGCGCGGGCAAGACGACCGCCATCCGCATGCTGACCGGATTGCTTCAGCCATCTTCGGGCAGTGCGACAGTCGCCGGTTATGACGTCTACTCGCAGCCCGAGAGTATCAAGCAGAACATCGGCTACATGAGTCAGAAGTTCTCCCTCTACGAAGACCTCACGGTAGCCGAAAATATCCGCTTCTACGGAGGGATCTATGGATTGTCTCGCACCTCAATCCGGGAGAAGACGGACCGGCTCCTGGAACGACTCCAACTCTCCCACGCGCGCGACGAGTATATCCGCTCGTTGCCCCTCGGCTGGAGGCAGAAGCTCGCATTCTCGGTGGCACTGATCCACGATCCGAGGATCATCTTCCTCGACGAGCCCACCGGCGGCGTGGATCCGATTACGCGACGTCAGTTCTGGGACATGATCTACGAGACGGCCGCAAGCGGGATCACCGTGTTCGTAACCACTCACTACATGGATGAGGCCGAATACTGCGACCGCATCTCCATGATGGTCGACGGGCGTATTGAAGCGATCGGAGAGCCGGCCGAATTGAAGACACGCTTCAACGTGGAATCTATCAACGATCTCTTCGTCCACCTTGCAAGACCCGAGGCGGTATGA
- a CDS encoding TolC family protein, with protein sequence MTLLLALSLFAAPSDTLSLDQAYQSAIAAWPLRQQIALHESISELRTRNIGVRLLPAISVRSQALYYSDVAEVSLPGAGGSLPQPSNDQYKVALGADQVVYDGGVTAQLKEIESLQRDLEQGKIAVELYKLRQQVDAAFFGILTFDSQVKVLDLLLADLESRLQKIRSLVDNGVALQSNADILAAEMISVEQQRIEAVANREWASSVLSELIDQPVDANDVLILPATNNHPTPPPGRDRPEYDVFDLGRKALGGQAALISRRDRPSVALFAETAFGRPPGLDFFETDFKPFYSAGIRMNWNPWKWKTGRRDRRILDLQKNLIDAEEQSFSKQIAIAVQKDLSEVRTLEQLLSRDEKVLTLRARISKQAASQLDNGVITASEYLTERNAESRAQLAMQLHRIQLSRARAGYLTTIGK encoded by the coding sequence ATGACTCTTCTGCTTGCCCTCTCACTATTTGCCGCTCCGAGCGACACACTGAGCCTCGACCAGGCGTATCAGTCTGCCATCGCGGCCTGGCCGCTACGTCAGCAGATCGCGCTCCACGAATCGATCTCGGAACTCCGTACGCGCAACATCGGCGTCCGGCTGCTTCCGGCGATATCCGTCCGGAGTCAGGCCCTGTACTATTCCGATGTCGCGGAGGTGAGCCTGCCCGGAGCAGGTGGATCCCTGCCTCAGCCCAGCAACGATCAGTACAAGGTGGCTCTGGGCGCCGATCAAGTCGTGTACGATGGCGGGGTGACCGCGCAGCTCAAGGAAATCGAATCTCTACAACGCGATCTCGAGCAGGGTAAGATTGCAGTAGAGCTGTACAAGTTGCGGCAGCAGGTAGATGCCGCCTTCTTCGGAATCCTGACGTTTGATTCGCAGGTGAAGGTGCTCGACCTGTTGCTCGCGGATCTCGAATCAAGACTGCAGAAGATCCGGTCGCTCGTCGACAACGGCGTCGCGCTTCAATCTAACGCCGACATTCTCGCCGCTGAAATGATCAGCGTAGAGCAGCAGCGAATCGAGGCGGTCGCAAATCGCGAGTGGGCGTCGAGCGTCCTCTCCGAGCTCATCGACCAGCCCGTCGACGCCAATGACGTACTGATTCTACCTGCAACGAACAATCATCCGACACCGCCACCGGGTCGTGACCGACCTGAGTACGACGTATTCGATCTCGGTCGCAAAGCACTCGGCGGCCAGGCGGCGCTGATCAGTCGCCGGGACCGACCTTCAGTGGCCCTGTTCGCCGAGACCGCTTTCGGTCGCCCACCGGGCCTGGACTTCTTCGAGACGGACTTCAAGCCGTTCTACTCGGCGGGCATCCGCATGAACTGGAACCCCTGGAAGTGGAAGACGGGACGTCGCGATCGCCGCATTCTCGACCTCCAGAAGAACCTGATCGACGCGGAAGAGCAGTCTTTCTCGAAGCAGATTGCGATTGCCGTGCAGAAAGATCTCAGTGAAGTACGGACCCTCGAACAATTACTTTCTCGCGACGAGAAGGTACTTACGCTTCGCGCCCGAATCTCGAAACAGGCGGCCAGTCAGCTCGACAATGGCGTGATCACCGCGAGCGAATACCTCACAGAGCGCAATGCGGAGAGCAGGGCACAGCTGGCGATGCAACTCCACCGTATCCAACTCTCCCGCGCCCGGGCGGGTTACCTGACAACCATAGGAAAATGA